The following nucleotide sequence is from Zea mays cultivar B73 chromosome 1, Zm-B73-REFERENCE-NAM-5.0, whole genome shotgun sequence.
gcgttatccaagccactcactttattatattcatccctgcacaatgaggctagaagaacagtagtagcttgtgcattcttatggatttgctcattaatgaacataggactatccgaactattaaagtgcattccactatctacaatctcccatatgctaggatggagagagaataggtgactacgcattttgtggctccaaaatccgtagtcctccccatcaaagtgtgggggcttgccgagtggaatggaaagcaaatgtgaatttgaactatgcggaatacgagagtagtcaaaagaaaagttagaattaaccggtttcctttgtttgtcgtagtcgtcgtccttttgggaagaagaggactcatcgctgtcgtagtagacgatctccttgatgcgtcttgtcttcttcttcttcccatctcttcgcttgtggcccgagcccgagtcattggacttgtcatcccttggctcgttgacgaaggactccttctccttgtcgttgatcacaattcccttccccttaggatccatctcttcgggcggttagtccctttcttgaagagaacggctccgataccaattgagagcacctagagggggggggggtgaataggtgatcctgtaaaaacttcaaacttatagccacaaaacttgattaggtgttagcacagtttatgccaagtggctagagaggagtcaaaacacaataaccacaagaatccaatcaagcacagagtgacacagtggttttatcccgtggttcggccaagaccaacgcttgcctactccacgttgtggcgtcccaacggacgagggttgcaatcaacccctctcaagcggtccaaagacccacttgaataccacagtgttttgttttcctttcactatcccgtttgcaaggaatctccacaaattggagtctcttgcccttacaagtatatgatcacaaatgaaacacagagtaagggaggaagcaacacacacaaatccacagcaaaagcgcacacacacggccaagaatcgagctcacaagactatctcagagttctcacttagaacagagctcgaatcacttagaaacacaaacgaatgcgcagagacttagtgtggatgatcaagaatgctcaaaggttgcttgtgtatctcctccatgcgcctaggggctccttttatagccccaagacagctaggagccgttgagagcaaatctggaaggccatccttgccttctgtcgtcgggggcaccggacagtccggtgcacaccggacactgtccggtgcccgatttgtttccttaaacggcgaagacgaccgttggggaccgttggcagatctggcactgttggcgcaccggacatgtccggtgcacaccggacagtccggtgccgtcttccgaccgttggctcggccacgtgtcccgcgcggattgcgcggccgaccgttggccctggccgaccgttggctcaccggacagtccggtgcacaccggacagtccggtgaattttagccgtacgccgccggccaatttcccgagagcggccagttcgagtcgcgccagcctggcgcaccggacactgtccggtgcacaccggacagtccggtgctccagaccgagctgggtcttggcagcacacagccaagtcccttctccttttctctattcttcttctttctgtttctaacacttagacaaatatattagtacttaaaaccaatgtactaaggcttagaaacatacctttacttcatgattttcaccttgttcatccatgtacataaattcccaattaagcacatgtgttggcactcaatcaccaaaatacatagaaatggcccaagggcacatttccctttcacagtccagtgcgccagaccagagcagcCTTCAGTTTTCTTtaactcctttcttttgaaccctttcttggactttttattggtttgtgttgaacctttggcacctgtagaacttatattctagagcgaactagttagtccttttatttgtgttgggcaattcaaccaccaaaatcatttaggaaaatgtttgagcctatttccctttcactttcctTGTAGTCTTCACTCTATCAGGTTATCTATAAGTCACATCATCTTGATATTACACCGAAATCCATCTTCTTAATATCTTATCAATGTCCACCGTCTCAATGTATCCTTCTTGTCCTTCTGAAATATCTTTGTCCTTCTGATATAGCAATCCATCTGTTCATGAGACTTCTCCAATTCATTATAAGCTTATTTCTCATAAGCTTTGTCCAATCATGTTTGCTTCCTTATATTTGTGATATCCCATATACACATATCCATCTGATATCTCTTATAGAATATCCTCAACATTGCCTTGTGTTGAACCGTTTGTATGCTTCTGTCTGACCATACTAAAGTATATGCATTATACTTAAAGTATTGTTCAATACTTAGCAATCTGGTTAGTCCTTTATTGTGTTGTCATTCAATTCATAAAAACCTAGAAAGGGATAGATACACTTTCAAGTGACATACAAGTTCATACAAAAGCACGATTAGTTATAAAAGGGTTTAAAAAGAGATATGACATTAATTTCTTGGATACTTTTAGTCATGTTGTTAAGGCCGCTATTATACGACTTATTGTTTACTTGCGATCTCTCAAGGTTGGTGTTTAAAACAACTAGATGTATAGAACATGTTTCTTCATGGGGTTATATAAGAGGACGAAGTATATATGAGATAACATTTTGTGTATAAATACAAACAAAAGCCCTCCTATATATGTTTGCAAGCTTGATAAAATAATTTATGGATTAAAACAAGCGCCTAGGGCATGATATTCAAAGTTGAGCATCAGATTACATGAACTCGACTTTATCTCATCTAAGTATGATGCATCTTTATTCATCTACCAAAAGTTAAGCATTACTAGATTCCTGGAAATCTGATTCTAGCTGTGAGGTATGAGAAACCTGTTGTGAGTTGACGATTGTGGAAAAACTGGAATTTGTTTGGTTGAAATAACTATCAACTATAATTTCTATAAGAGCGTGATAGCTTGTAACTTGGGTGACAAAATATGAAAAAATATGGGTAGGAGGTGATTTTGAATTGAACTATAGGAATCTGTGGTTTTTTAGAAATCTATTCTACTTGTTTGGTTGGGATTTTAGATTTTTAGTAGTGAATCTGGTTcagaaagctgaaccaaacacacCATATATATGCTCATTTATGTAGATGATATTATCGTTGCTGGTTCTTTCAGTGAGGCAATAACTGTATTATTAAAGGATACATTTTTTAAAAGATTTGGATGACTTCCAATATTTTCTTGTGAAGAAGTTAAGAAATCTCAAGATGATCTTATTTTGTCTTAAGAGAAATATACTCATGAACTGTTGCAACGTGCTAATATGAGTCTGTGTAAATCTTTCTCTATTCTATTAGCAATTAATAAAAAAAAACTTTTGACCTATGTTGCTGatggttagtactcaaaacaatacaAAGTAGGAGTACATGAGTATTATTGGAGCTCTATAATATTTGACCATTACTTGACGAGATCTTTCGTATTTAGTAAACAAGGTATGCTATTTCTTGCATACACCTACAACTAAACATTAGACAACCATTAAAAGAACTATATGATTTCTCAACAATACTATCAGTCCTGGATTAGCGTTCTGAAAATCAAAGTTAAAATTGATCAGTGCCTTCTCAGATACAGACTGGTTGATTGATGATAAACACTCTATagtgataatccataagcaagtcaTAGGCGTCTATTTTAGATTATTGTTTGACTTTTACCTACTAATAATTTGTATAAACATACATCTCTAATTGGATTATATAAACTAGATTGTATAATCTATATAAAATAAATTGGACTATATAATCCTGCAAGGAAATAAATAGACAATTAACTCAGTAAAGTTATAGTTGAGGCTTGAGAGGTGTTAGAAACGAAACTAAAGGAAAGTATGTTGTCTACATTTTATGTCTTACGTAACTACAAGACATAAGCGTATCCTGTCAGGACTTTAAATAGGATTCTAATGTCTAAAAATTAGAGTTATTTAATCTGTCGAACTTTATACCTGTCAAACGTATAAATGTATAAATATAGAGGGCCCCCTTCGATCAAATCCTAACCTTCTCTCCTTCCTTTTGATCTTCCCCTCTACGCGATCGAAACCGAAGCTCGAATCAATCCTCCACCCGTTTCCAGCCCCTCGTCCCGGAGCCCCGATCCGCCTCCCGTCTCCTCCTGGGCAGGTCCCCCTTTTCCGCGTGTGCGTTGGCCGGCCGGTTCCCGATGAGGGGGTTGCTGGCGGTGGAGGCCGCGGGCGCGGCGTCGGTCCCGGCCTCGGTACTCCACGGCGCCGTGGACTGGTGGCGCGACGTCAACGAGTCGCCGCTGTGGCAGGACCGCATATTTCACGCGCTCGCCGTGCTCTACGGCATCGTCTCGGCCGTCGCGCTGGTAAGCACCCTCCCGCGCCCGCTTCGCTTCCCTGACCCTTGTCTGGTCCGATCTATCAGAATTTCCCGATCAGATGGGATTTTCTGTCGGTTTCGGTTGGTGTTCGTTTCGATAGCGCGTGCTGGTTTGATTTGTGGTCTTGTGGGACGAATTGAGAGAGGCGGCACTGTAACGTCTGCCGAGAATTCTGAATTCGCGGTGTTTAATTTCTATTGCAGGTCCAATTAATCAGAATCGAGTGTAGGGTGCCAGAGTATGGATGGACAACGCAGAAGGTGTTCCATTTTCTAAACTTCCTTGTGAACGGCGGTGAGCCAGCATTTGTGCCGCTTGCAATACTTAGCTTCTGCTAGGTGTTTAATTTGGTGGACTGATCGATGTGAATGCTCTATTCCTGCTCGCAGTGCGGTCTGTCGTGTTTGTGCTGCGGCGAAATGTGCAACTTGTAGAGCCTGAGGTTTGTAACTGATTTGATTATTATACTATACTCGTGTGATGAATTTGTTGGAGGTCTTTAGTACTAATGGTTTGAAGCAATGTGGTACCACAGATAATACAACATGTGCTTCTGGATATGCCCGGGCTTGCATTCTTCACGACATATGCACTTTTAGTGCTCTTCTGGGCTGAGATTTATTATCAGGTATTTCTTTTTGTCTCTGTTGGACCTCTATTGTTTTGTCAATGTTGTTGTGCCTCTTAATTTTTGTTCCTGTTCTCTAGGCACGTGCAATGTCGACTGATGGGCTTAGACCAACTTTCTATTGGATCAACGGTGTGGTCTATGCAATTCAGGTGATAAATGTGCTGTGGTAATTTAATGCTACATATGCCAATGTGCTCTTTTATAGTGCTGTGCTGTGGACATTGATCACATCTAAAGTTTTAATAGTCTATGAAAGTGCGTGGCAGGTACCAGGTCACTGTTTGCCATTGTTATTAGCCTGCAAAACTAGCTAATCCTTTTGGGTGCCAAGGACTGTGATACCTTCCTATACCAATAAGGAAAAATATCCTGTAAGGGCTAGTTTAGGAACTCCATTTTTCAAAGGGATTCCTATTTTCCCAAGGAAAAATGAACtcatttcccttgggaaaatggaaATCCCTTGCTAGCCCTAAACATATTTAGCGCACTATCTTAACTACCATCGGTAAATGCTAGGCCAGGAACCTCTGTAGTACATGCCATAATTGTCTTGAGTCTGATCTCGGAGTAAAAACTGGATAATAATCACACTGGGTTTGTAGTGTATTCATTTTTATTTGATACTGACATTCTGGTTTCTGGACTCAGTTGACATCAATGTATTTCAGATAATTCTATGGTTGGTTTTATGGTGGAAACCAGTTCGAGTTATGGTCATTTTGCCAAAGATGTTCTTTGCAGGTATTCCATGTTTCATTAATTCATTTCTCCATCAATCTCTTTTTATGTCCCTATGACAGCATGAGATCATGGGCATCTTGCCATTTATAAAGTGCGATTAATTTTCTTCTTATGTAGGAGAATTATATTGAGGACTCATTGAATTTTTATTGGTAGAAAATTTTATCAAAAGTAAATTTTAGAAACAGCATTCGTGAAGCATTGGTTCGTGGTATCTGTTATTGCCTTATTGGCAGGGAATGATCTGAAGAACACACCACATTTAATGCTGCAATAGACTTTTTTCAGCTTCTTGACCTTTTCATCTGATAGTGTGTTATACTTTTTAGGTGTATCACTATTTGCTGCCCTTGGATTTGTTCTGTATGGAGGAAGGTAACATTTTTTTTACTCCACTTTGCCGTAACAGTGTTGCTATTCTCCTGAAAATCCAGAAACATTCTTTGCTCACTTTAATAGGTGTTATGTGTGCAGCACCATGATCTTACTATGCCATTTCCTGATAGAGTATATCAAATGCCTTCTTTTTCTTAGATGGTAGTAGAGTTCTGACCAATTTTCCACTAGAAGATCCAGAGCAAGACTTGTTCTCTGTAACCACTATTTTACAAGCAGAATCAGGATGTGTAGAAGTGGTTTTATACACTAGCCATAAATCACCCATTGCTATACTAGGATGCCTGTTGGCTGGATTTTGATATTCTGTCTGTTTCTGTAGGTTATTTCTGATGTTGCAGCGTTTTCCTGTAGATTCGAAAGGAAGGAGAAAGAAATTGCAGGAGGTACACTCTGGTTTCTGTTGGTCTGATTTTTTTAGGTATTTCTGTACAAATTATACACTAATTCTGTATTCTGCATACCATAATGCAGGTTGGCTATGTGACTACCATCTGTTTTTCTTGTTTCTTGATCAGATGTGTCATGGTAAGCAATTGCAATTTCTTTGGACTGGTCTATAGTATTACCAGTTCATGTTGGTAGGTGTGTCAAAGGAATCCACTAACTTAGCATGTATATTGCAGCTGTGCCTCAATTCATTTGATAAAGAAGCAGATCTTGATGTCCTGAACCATCCAATCCTGAACTTCCTCTATTACCTGGTATGAATCCTGACGGTGTAAAATGGTTTACCTTAGATTTTTTTTGTAACCAAGTGGCATTTAGATTTTGAAATATCGACTTGATCACTTCTAGGAAGGCAACTGTGGAAATTTGTTTGGTTGTAATTTTAAAATCTATGGTGAATATACATGTGCAATAGTTTtattttgacaaacaataatTGAAATGTCATTGGAGGACTGTATAGATTATTGCATACGCAGATGCAAGTTTTTGTGAGCTTTGATGGCACATGCCTTAAAGCCCTTGCTCAAACAGCTATGGCTGGGAATCAAATTAGTAAATTACCCTTTTCCAATTTACTGACAGAATTCACCTATTGCGACTGCAGCTGGTTGAGATAGTGCCTTCGGCTCTGGTGCTCTTCATTCTACGGAAACTGCCTCCAAAACGTGGGATCACACAATATCACCCAATCCATTAGAGAGCAGGCCTTGGTGGACAGGCAAATGTTTTCTGGTGGATTGTCTTATATAGCGTGGTAAATACAGAAGGCAGAGTGAAAAGTACCACCTTTGCTCTCGAGCTTGCCCAGCTTTTCATACGAGGGAAGGCTTTAGAATCTCAGGTTTAGAAAATGCGATCTCTTTCTCTCAGATTTAGAAAATGTAAAATGTAATTTATATAACTTTAATATTCTCAGTGCATATCATTTGTTCACATCTCAGTAATCGTTTGCATGTTTCATTTGGTACTCTGCCTCCTCACCTTTGCTGAACCGAGAACAGCTAATCCTCCTGGGGTACGTGGATGATGTGACTCGTTCGCTTCACCGTTGTTCGCTGGAAACTGTTCGGACCCTCCACAAATTCGTTATAGAGATGTCAATAGGCAATTTTCCACCGGATTTGAACACCCTATTCTCATCTCCATCATGATGAAACTATACCTATCGTCATATCTTGGAGGATGGAACTATACCCATCCTCCTACCTTTTATGGGTATAAGATTTATCACATACCCATTCGGTTATCGGATTCTTAATAGATCCACATCTCTCGTAAGAAACATgatcaccttatattttatatgACTTTAATAGGCACACAACATCTAATAACAATATATCACAAATAAATGTGACATGTAACAAATAAAAATATTTAGCCATGCAAAACAATAAAAACAAAGTGACACATTcaagagtgaaagtcgcctagagtgggtgaataggcgaaacctgaaaattataaactttgaacatgcacTTCGCCCGGGGTtggggttagaaataaataatattgaattcagagtgcggaagatagttcttgctatgagttgcttagTCAatacggataactttgggagctaactcaaaacaatgtgggcaagagaacttttagtgagaggggagaagaaagaaacaaattgaatgttgaagatcaacacaagtggacacgatgatttatttcccgaggttcggttccaaagaacctactccctgttgaggaggccataaaggacgggtctatttcaacccttctcctctctcaatcagtcacttagaccggtcgagtgcttcttcttaattatACGGGTCATTAAGACCccgtaaggatcaccacacaattagatgtctcttgcttgctttacaaaacacttggacagtccggtgcgccactgactGCAGCTCTTTTATTCTCCAATCTTGTAGAATTGCCCCAatgtcattttctttgtatgtgtATGTGAACTTTATGCATCTGTGAAAAATattaactaggcaaactagttagtccatacggtttgtgatggtcgtcaaacaccaaaatcgattataggaaatggttaaccccgtTTCCCTTTTTAatttccccctttttggtgattgatgacaacacaaaccaaagcaaatacaaagtgtagaagtgtaactagtttgcatttgacagatgtgcataagttactttgaaatgaaagcatttctaagcatatatggttgttttgatatatttaacattttggaccacacttgcaccacttggcttatttttgcaaatcttttggaaaagtctttttaaattcttttgcaaatagacaatggtataagaatatgatttctaaaagcattttcaagtttttgaaaattctccccctgtttcaaatgcttttcctttagctaaataaaagctcccctaaGGAAGTTCttcccttagctgtcaagagagTTTTTGCAAatgcctattaatttctcccccgtTTGAAAAAGTTTTTAGAAAACGGGATGGTGGTGAGGTCCTTTTGCTTGGGGCCTATTAATttcccccctttggcattaagcgccaaaaacgaagaaaactAGAGGCCTTTTACAAGATATGGATGTAAatacatgagtagggcaaaggagATATGATACAGATAgagtcgtagtggaagccttgcctttgccaattactccattttccctttcaatctaagactaagcatagaaatatacttgaaaacacattagtcttagctttggcacaagaaaaataaaaaatatacatttgtaccaaatgaaagagatatgatcaaaggtatataaatgagtaatgtgtgcaagatttcaatcaaagttccgagaatctaggatattgagttcattcctaagcttgctaaaagtcttttcatctaggggcttggtgaagatatcagctaattggttgtgggtgctaacataagcaatttcgatatccgctTTTGTTGGtgctctctcaaaaagtgatactggatgtctatgtgcttagtgcggttgtgttcgataggattatccgccatgcggattgcactctcattatcacatagaagagggactttgctcaacttgtagccatagtccctgagggtttacctctgaaagggaaatagggttaaaccttttcctataaataattttggtggttgaatgcccaacacaaataattggactaactagtttgctctagattatatattctacaggcgctaaaggttcaacacaaaccaataaaaagatcaaagttagggttcaaataaaaggagcaaaagaaaccgaagtgaaccctggtctggcgcaccggacagtgtccggtgcccagggccgtacgacttcaaacttgccaccttcgggtttcagaagagccgctccgctataattcaacggactgttcggtgtgccaccggactgtccggtgcaccagcgaagcaacggctctagcgcaacggtcaactgcaatggacacctgcaaaagtgctacaatgcgcggacagttcgcgcagagtcagagcagccgccagaaggcgcaccggacagtgaacaatgcctgtccggtgctgaaagggaattaggcttacacctagttcctatataattttggtggttgaattgcccaacacaaatctttggactaacttgtttgcccaagtgtatagataatacaggtgtaaaaggttcacactcagccaataaaaagaccaagttttggattcaacaaaggagctatgtggcaaccgaaggccctctggtctgggagcaccggactgtccggtgtacaccggacagtgtccggtgcaccagaggactccaactcgaactcgccaccttcgggaatttccggaggcgactacgctataattcaccggactgtccggtgtacaccggacagtgtccggtgcgccaaaggaggtcggcctcaggaactcgccagcttcgggaaaaaccaacgactcgtccactataattcaccggactgtccggtgtgcaccggactgtccggtgcgactccggagcaacggtcatctccgcgccaacggctctctgccgcgcatttaatgcgcgctctgcgcgcgcagatggcaggcgcgcccactccggctcaccggacaaggaacagtgcatgtccggtgtgcaccggacacccaggcgggcccacaagtcagaagcttcaacggctagaatccaacggcagtgatgacgtggcaggggcaccggactgtccggtgtgcaccggactgtccggtgcgccatcgaacagaggaccctgccaacggtcaagtttggtggttggggctataaataccccaaccaccccaccattcattgcatccaagttttccacttcccaactactacaagagctctagcattcaattctagaaacaccaaagagatcgaatcctctccaaaattccacacaacgccatagtgattagagagagagatttgcttgtgttctttcgagctcttgcgcttggattgctttcttccttcttgatccattctttgcaatcaaactcacttgtaattgaggcaagagacaccaatcttgtggtggtccttgtgggaactttgtgttccaagtgattgagaaaagaaagctcactcgatccgtggatcgtttgagagagggaagggttgaaagagacccggcctttgtggcctcctcaacggggagtaggtttgcaagaaccgaacctcggtaaaacaaatctccgtgtctcacttgcttattcgcttgggatttgttttgcgccctctcttgcggactcgtttctttattactaacgctaactccggcttgtagttgtgtttatatttgtaaatttcagtttcgccctattcaccccccctctaggcgactttcaattggtatcagagcccggtgcttcattagagcctaaccgctcgaagtgatgtcgggagatcacgccaagaaggagatggagaccggcgaaaagcccactacaagcaacgggagcacttcatcggaagagtcccgcaccaaacggagggagaagaagaagagctcctccaacaaagggaaggagaagaaatcttcttctcaccacaaagagaagaaagaaaaatcttcttcccacaagccgcaccggagtaagaacaaggaaaagaggatgaggaaagtggtctactacgagaccgacacttcatcaacatcaacctccgactccgatgcgccctccgtaacttctaaacgccaagagcgtaagaagtttagtaagatccccttgcactactctcgtacatctaaacatttactttccgtcccattaggcaagccaccaacttttgatggtgaagattatgctaggtggagtgatttaatgcgatttcatctaacctcactccacaaaagtatatgggatgttgttgagtttggtgcacaggtaccatctataggggataaggattacgatgaggatgaggtggcccaaatcgagcacttcaactctcaagcaactacgatactcctcgcctctctaagtagagaggagtataacaaggtacaagggttgaagagcgccaaagaggtttgggatgtactcaagaccgcccacgaaggagatgagctcaccaagatcaccaagcgggaaacgatcgagggggagctcggtcggttccggcttctcaaaggggaagagccacaacacatgtacaaccggctcaagaccttggtgaaccaagtgcgcaacctcgggagcgtaaaatgggacgaccacgaaatggttaaggttattctaagatctctcatttttcttaacccaactcaagttcaattaattcgtggtaatcgtcgatatacaaaaatgacccccgaggaagttatcgggcattttgttagttttgagtgcatgattgaaggctcaaggaagatcaacgagcttgatgaacccaccacatccggagctcaacccgtcgcat
It contains:
- the LOC100285784 gene encoding Tobamovirus multiplication protein 3, which translates into the protein MRGLLAVEAAGAASVPASVLHGAVDWWRDVNESPLWQDRIFHALAVLYGIVSAVALVQLIRIECRVPEYGWTTQKVFHFLNFLVNGVRSVVFVLRRNVQLVEPEIIQHVLLDMPGLAFFTTYALLVLFWAEIYYQARAMSTDGLRPTFYWINGVVYAIQIILWLVLWWKPVRVMVILPKMFFAGVSLFAALGFVLYGGRLFLMLQRFPVDSKGRRKKLQEVGYVTTICFSCFLIRCVMLCLNSFDKEADLDVLNHPILNFLYYLLVEIVPSALVLFILRKLPPKRGITQYHPIH